One Pseudomonadota bacterium genomic region harbors:
- a CDS encoding radical SAM protein, translated as MEQLPIEKYQPLNRKYVFSLLASRGCSYRCIFCSTNRLWKFQRRRSPENIFKEIRLLLNKYDLGFIRFEDDDLTIHRDWAMKLFTLLREFSVHFGCLTRIDKIDLDLLKIMAEAGCEDIYHGVESASPRLWKILCKGFPAWMNIDYIKHLITDEICLGLKPTVSAMIGIPTETREEVESTFDLMCE; from the coding sequence ATGGAACAATTACCAATAGAAAAATACCAACCTCTTAATCGCAAATATGTTTTTTCCCTTCTTGCCAGTAGGGGTTGCTCTTACCGGTGCATTTTTTGTTCGACCAATCGTCTGTGGAAATTCCAAAGAAGGAGAAGTCCTGAAAATATTTTTAAAGAGATTAGGTTGCTGTTAAATAAGTACGATCTGGGGTTTATAAGATTCGAAGACGATGATCTTACAATCCATCGTGATTGGGCCATGAAACTATTTACCTTATTGAGAGAATTTTCTGTCCATTTTGGTTGCTTGACAAGGATCGATAAAATCGATCTGGATCTACTCAAAATCATGGCGGAGGCGGGGTGTGAGGATATCTATCATGGAGTTGAAAGCGCTTCTCCACGATTGTGGAAAATCTTGTGCAAAGGCTTTCCAGCATGGATGAACATTGACTATATTAAGCATCTAATTACAGATGAAATTTGCCTCGGTTTAAAACCCACCGTTTCTGCAATGATTGGCATTCCCACGGAGACCAGGGAAGAGGTAGAGTCAACCTTCGATTTGATGTGTGAAC